A single Kitasatospora kifunensis DNA region contains:
- a CDS encoding TetR/AcrR family transcriptional regulator, protein MRADAARNLDAVLQTGARLLAQDPGLSVAAIAAAAGVDRRTVYRRFSTREALMAAVHTAKIDACEQVLAEARLAEAPVAVALHRYTEGIITVSRRWPVDLRQVADEAAAARVQRLIEQLDAFLARAVREGLIRPGLPDRWARSLLVQLTNTASHEMPELTPAQGADLVAQSLFTGLGPT, encoded by the coding sequence ATGAGAGCTGATGCGGCACGTAACCTGGACGCGGTCCTGCAGACCGGAGCACGCCTGTTGGCGCAGGACCCCGGCTTGAGTGTCGCGGCGATCGCAGCGGCGGCAGGCGTTGACCGACGTACCGTCTACCGGCGCTTCAGCACCCGCGAGGCACTGATGGCCGCCGTCCACACGGCCAAGATCGACGCCTGCGAACAGGTCCTCGCCGAGGCACGGCTGGCCGAGGCACCCGTGGCGGTGGCGCTGCACCGATACACCGAGGGCATCATCACCGTCAGCAGACGGTGGCCGGTGGACTTGCGGCAGGTGGCGGACGAAGCGGCGGCTGCCCGTGTCCAGCGGCTGATCGAGCAACTCGACGCGTTCTTGGCCCGCGCGGTGCGCGAGGGACTCATCCGCCCCGGTCTTCCGGACCGTTGGGCCCGCTCCCTGCTCGTCCAGCTCACCAACACCGCCTCGCACGAGATGCCGGAGCTGACTCCCGCCCAGGGAGCCGACCTGGTGGCCCAGTCCCTGTTCACCGGGCTCGGCCCCACCTGA
- a CDS encoding PPOX class F420-dependent oxidoreductase: MSPVHMSERLQEVLDSQVFVTVATLQPDGSPHQSVVWVGRDGGDLFFVTGVDKLKVRNLRRDPRLSVAVNPPDEPYGYAVISGTARLESAGSRERMDELAVKYTGKTYAEHHPESYATLPELITVHVTPEKIAARFL; this comes from the coding sequence ATGAGCCCGGTCCACATGTCCGAGAGGTTGCAAGAGGTCCTCGATTCCCAGGTCTTCGTCACCGTGGCCACCCTCCAGCCCGACGGCAGCCCGCACCAGTCGGTGGTCTGGGTGGGGCGGGACGGCGGCGACCTGTTCTTCGTGACCGGTGTCGACAAGCTCAAAGTCCGTAATCTGCGGCGCGATCCACGGCTGAGCGTGGCGGTCAATCCGCCGGACGAGCCCTACGGGTACGCGGTGATCAGCGGCACCGCGCGGTTAGAAAGCGCCGGCAGCCGGGAGCGGATGGACGAACTGGCCGTCAAGTACACCGGCAAGACGTACGCCGAACACCACCCGGAGTCGTATGCCACCCTCCCGGAACTGATCACCGTCCACGTCACGCCCGAGAAGATAGCGGCGCGGTTCCTGTGA